Proteins from a genomic interval of Treponema succinifaciens DSM 2489:
- a CDS encoding CAP domain-containing protein, whose product MKFNKIFVFLLVFCGLLISCDAFDEDDENSVGGGEATSYDMQIFNLVNAHRKQKGLAALKFDDDIFNQCCIHSKNMSTGKTAFGHDGFDDRVKNLTPLCGAAENVAFNYSTKPEDVVNMWLNSSGHRANIESTQATHSAVSAVKNSEGAWYYTQIFIKR is encoded by the coding sequence ATGAAATTCAATAAGATATTTGTTTTTCTTTTAGTTTTTTGCGGTTTGCTTATTTCTTGCGATGCCTTTGATGAGGACGATGAAAATTCTGTCGGGGGGGGCGAAGCTACTTCCTATGATATGCAGATTTTCAATCTTGTGAATGCGCATAGAAAACAAAAAGGGCTTGCGGCTCTTAAATTTGATGATGACATTTTCAATCAGTGCTGCATTCATTCAAAAAACATGTCAACTGGCAAAACTGCATTTGGGCATGATGGCTTTGATGATAGGGTGAAAAATCTGACACCTTTGTGTGGGGCTGCTGAAAACGTTGCGTTCAACTATTCCACAAAGCCGGAAGATGTTGTAAATATGTGGCTTAATAGTTCGGGGCATAGGGCTAATATTGAAAGCACTCAGGCAACGCATTCCGCAGTGAGCGCAGTTAAAAATTCAGAAGGCGCATGGTATTACACGCAAATTTTTATAAAAAGGTAA
- a CDS encoding glycosyltransferase family 2 protein, with product MKKPKVSVCIPVYGTEKVLRKCLDSVAMQDFAEKEIVVVSDASCGVNEKGEDAKKIVKKFAKETKVPVVFKEHLNNLGILETRRDLLSFSSGDFIFYIDSDDYLEGSNAISFLYNEAQRTNADIVNSTAIAVTENPEKNSAQQEHLQKKIGKITLGELSGSQISEDCFVNCKHCGFLWGKLIKRSLMEKAFSFIPFTECTMAEDLCLYFFLSVFAKKYFGVQERFYRYSVDSGISSAQSITDIGRWRRVCSAASAFVPVVQFIQSPEGACLSSSLVESMKAACNNFVANNLKQLEQRVVPELKEQAYSLLCEYWGEDYVKTIERAIEVQK from the coding sequence ATGAAAAAGCCTAAGGTTTCTGTTTGCATTCCGGTTTACGGAACGGAAAAAGTTCTAAGAAAATGTCTTGACTCTGTGGCGATGCAGGATTTTGCTGAAAAGGAAATTGTTGTTGTAAGCGATGCTTCATGTGGAGTCAATGAAAAAGGCGAGGATGCAAAAAAAATCGTAAAGAAGTTTGCCAAGGAAACAAAAGTTCCGGTTGTGTTCAAGGAGCATTTGAACAACCTTGGAATTCTTGAAACTAGGCGCGACTTGCTTTCGTTTTCCAGCGGCGATTTTATTTTTTATATTGACAGCGATGACTATCTGGAAGGAAGCAATGCAATTTCATTTTTGTACAATGAAGCGCAAAGAACAAATGCCGACATAGTAAATTCCACAGCCATTGCAGTTACAGAAAATCCTGAAAAAAATTCAGCGCAGCAAGAGCATCTTCAGAAAAAAATAGGCAAGATAACTTTGGGCGAGCTTTCTGGAAGTCAGATTTCAGAAGACTGCTTTGTAAACTGCAAGCACTGTGGTTTTTTGTGGGGCAAGCTTATAAAAAGATCTTTGATGGAAAAAGCGTTTTCTTTTATTCCGTTTACAGAATGCACCATGGCGGAAGATCTTTGCCTTTACTTTTTTCTTTCGGTTTTTGCAAAAAAATATTTTGGAGTGCAGGAACGCTTTTACAGATATTCCGTGGATTCAGGAATTTCAAGCGCGCAGTCGATTACGGACATTGGGCGGTGGCGGCGTGTGTGTTCCGCGGCATCGGCGTTTGTTCCAGTTGTGCAGTTTATACAGTCTCCAGAAGGAGCTTGCCTTAGCAGTTCTTTGGTGGAAAGCATGAAGGCGGCTTGTAATAATTTTGTGGCGAATAATTTAAAGCAGCTTGAACAGCGTGTTGTGCCGGAACTTAAAGAGCAGGCATATAGTCTTCTTTGCGAATACTGGGGCGAAGACTACGTAAAAACAATTGAGCGTGCAATAGAAGTGCAAAAATAA
- a CDS encoding ammonium transporter, with translation MEDVMQAVQSVSKDLWGVWFLLGAALVFWMQAGFAMVETGFTRAKNTGNIIMKNLMDFCIGTVVFILIGFGLFLGENMLFGFLGKPNWQIFTDYANFDWSGFVFNLVFCATTATIVSGAMAERTKFLSYCVYSAVISAVIYPIEAHWTWGGGWLAQLGFHDFAGSNCIHMVGGICALIGAAMVGPRIGKFTKNADGSIKVNAFPGHNIPIGALGVFILWLGWYGFNGAAATSVPQLGSIFVATTIAPALATVTCMIFTWIKFGKPDVSMCLNASLAGLVAITAPCDVADALGASIIGIVAGLLVVFGVWFLDNKLHVDDPVGAVAVHCFNGIWGTIAVGLFASPSVPGYSLANKAGEQISGLFYGGGLECLGLQLLGMVCTIAWTVVTITILFFLIKKIFGLRVSAEEEIIGLDKLEHGLDSGYAGFMTPYSTEEIAEAAEAGVAIPMHEAVPVVAPATTPSSKDAAVHKVVIITRQNKFNALKAAMNSIGVTGMTVINVMGCGMQKGASEYYRGVPVEINLLPKIKVEIVVSKVPVATVVESAKKALYTGHIGDGKIFVYPVENVIKVRTGESGYDALQDEE, from the coding sequence ATGGAAGATGTAATGCAAGCTGTTCAAAGCGTCTCCAAGGATTTATGGGGCGTATGGTTCTTGCTTGGCGCTGCCTTGGTATTCTGGATGCAGGCAGGATTCGCAATGGTTGAAACCGGTTTTACACGCGCAAAAAATACCGGCAACATTATTATGAAAAACCTGATGGACTTCTGTATTGGTACAGTTGTTTTCATCCTTATTGGTTTTGGTCTTTTCCTTGGTGAAAATATGCTTTTTGGTTTTCTGGGAAAACCGAACTGGCAGATATTTACAGACTATGCAAACTTTGACTGGTCTGGATTTGTATTCAACCTTGTATTCTGCGCTACAACAGCGACAATTGTTTCTGGCGCGATGGCAGAACGCACAAAGTTTCTTTCATACTGTGTTTATTCAGCTGTAATTTCAGCAGTAATTTATCCGATTGAAGCTCACTGGACCTGGGGCGGCGGCTGGCTTGCTCAGCTTGGATTCCACGACTTTGCAGGTTCAAACTGTATCCACATGGTTGGCGGTATCTGCGCTTTGATTGGTGCTGCAATGGTAGGTCCTCGCATTGGAAAGTTTACAAAGAACGCTGATGGTTCTATAAAGGTAAACGCTTTCCCTGGACACAATATTCCGATTGGTGCGCTTGGCGTGTTCATCTTGTGGTTGGGTTGGTACGGATTCAACGGTGCGGCTGCAACTTCTGTTCCGCAGCTTGGAAGCATCTTTGTTGCTACAACAATTGCTCCGGCTCTTGCAACAGTTACTTGTATGATTTTTACTTGGATAAAATTCGGCAAGCCTGATGTTTCAATGTGCTTGAACGCTTCTTTGGCTGGTCTTGTTGCAATCACAGCTCCGTGTGATGTTGCGGATGCTTTGGGTGCTTCAATCATTGGTATTGTTGCAGGTCTTTTGGTTGTATTTGGAGTTTGGTTCTTGGACAACAAGCTCCATGTAGATGATCCTGTTGGTGCTGTTGCCGTTCACTGCTTTAACGGTATCTGGGGAACAATTGCGGTTGGACTTTTTGCAAGCCCTTCAGTTCCTGGATATTCACTTGCAAACAAAGCTGGCGAGCAGATTTCAGGACTTTTCTACGGCGGCGGACTTGAATGTCTTGGACTTCAGCTTCTTGGAATGGTCTGCACAATCGCCTGGACTGTTGTAACAATTACTATTTTGTTCTTCTTAATCAAGAAAATATTCGGCTTGCGTGTATCTGCGGAAGAAGAAATCATCGGTCTTGACAAGCTTGAGCACGGACTTGATTCAGGCTATGCAGGATTTATGACACCTTACAGCACAGAAGAAATTGCGGAAGCTGCAGAAGCTGGCGTTGCAATTCCAATGCATGAGGCTGTTCCGGTTGTTGCTCCTGCCACAACTCCTTCTTCTAAGGATGCTGCAGTTCACAAGGTTGTAATTATAACACGCCAGAACAAGTTCAATGCTCTTAAAGCTGCCATGAACTCCATTGGCGTAACTGGAATGACAGTTATAAATGTTATGGGCTGCGGAATGCAGAAAGGCGCAAGCGAATACTACCGCGGTGTTCCAGTTGAAATTAACCTGCTGCCAAAAATCAAGGTAGAGATTGTAGTTTCAAAGGTACCTGTAGCAACTGTTGTGGAAAGCGCAAAGAAAGCCTTGTATACAGGACACATCGGAGACGGAAAGATATTCGTTTACCCTGTTGAAAATGTAATCAAGGTTCGCACTGGTGAATCTGGATACGATGCACTTCAGGATGAAGAGTAA
- a CDS encoding ATP-binding protein encodes MKMPENQLFLRKEYLEELKKYKDIPLVKILSGIRRCGKSSILSLYKNLLQKSGIEENQIISISYSDMDFSAVETANEMYQDILQKIPKDKKCYLLLDEVQIIDGWEKVINSLLENKNVDIYVTGSNSKLLSSEISTYLSGRYVLIHVLPLSFSEFLEFKNITSKDKIDDAFDNFLRFGGFPLIAKNNFDEKTCYQIVEGIYLSVVDHDIAIRHTISNKELFDRIVKFVFENLGKNFSANSIVKFLKSQNRSANVESVYNYLEYLQKAFIIYKCSRYDIQGKSILKTQEKYYLADSSLKYCILGYNPKSVASMLENIVYLELLRRKYNVYIGKDGNKEIDFVAIKNNEKIYIQVCRSLPDNDEREIGNLREIKDNFPKYVLTSNKMDVGTIDGIKIMLLSDWLLQY; translated from the coding sequence ATGAAAATGCCTGAAAATCAATTGTTTTTAAGAAAAGAATATTTGGAAGAACTTAAAAAATACAAAGACATTCCGCTTGTAAAAATTCTTTCTGGAATCCGCAGATGTGGAAAATCATCTATATTGTCCTTGTACAAAAATCTTTTGCAAAAAAGCGGAATAGAAGAAAACCAGATTATTTCTATTTCATATTCAGACATGGATTTTTCCGCTGTTGAAACGGCAAATGAAATGTATCAGGATATTCTGCAAAAAATACCAAAAGATAAAAAATGTTACCTTCTTCTTGATGAAGTTCAAATTATTGATGGCTGGGAAAAAGTTATAAACTCGCTTTTAGAAAACAAGAATGTGGATATTTATGTAACCGGCTCAAATTCAAAGCTTCTTTCCTCTGAAATTTCAACTTATCTTTCCGGGCGATATGTTCTTATCCATGTGCTGCCGCTTTCTTTTTCTGAATTTCTTGAATTCAAAAATATTACTAGTAAAGATAAAATCGATGATGCTTTTGATAACTTCCTGCGATTCGGTGGATTTCCGCTTATTGCAAAAAATAATTTTGATGAAAAAACTTGCTATCAGATTGTAGAAGGAATTTATCTTTCCGTTGTAGACCACGACATTGCCATTCGCCATACAATTTCCAACAAAGAACTTTTCGACAGAATTGTAAAATTTGTTTTTGAAAATCTAGGAAAGAATTTTTCAGCAAACTCAATTGTGAAATTTCTAAAAAGCCAGAACAGAAGCGCAAATGTTGAATCAGTTTACAATTACCTTGAATATCTGCAAAAAGCTTTCATAATTTACAAGTGCAGCCGCTATGACATTCAAGGAAAAAGCATATTAAAAACGCAAGAAAAATACTATCTTGCTGATTCTTCTCTAAAATATTGTATCTTAGGATACAACCCAAAATCTGTTGCTTCTATGCTTGAAAACATTGTTTATCTTGAACTTCTTCGCCGCAAATACAATGTTTATATTGGAAAGGACGGAAACAAGGAAATTGATTTTGTCGCAATCAAGAATAATGAAAAAATTTATATACAAGTTTGCAGAAGTTTGCCTGATAATGATGAGCGGGAAATTGGAAATTTAAGAGAAATAAAAGACAACTTTCCAAAGTATGTTCTTACATCAAATAAAATGGACGTTGGAACTATTGACGGAATAAAAATTATGCTTTTATCAGACTGGCTTTTACAGTATTAA
- a CDS encoding carboxypeptidase-like regulatory domain-containing protein: MNTKKLALALFPLLLAFASCMNIDGSSGKEGAIRITLPESGSRGTYTLSKDNPLYEVSLMQGDKTLKTLSSESTGGGDFVFDELEPGTYKIVVTARQQDGTFLARNSAEVEVTAGETQNCPITLILAGNKGKVFSSNYYVLREPSGSSSSAEFFDNISSSTTISSMNPDDAFEDIDGNKYYININDVSNPSTGLAFDIFKNNTDTSDYTITIDGASKKFADSLYYDPVNNSLWIGAMSSSNEYFFAKDINKLEYNETFSNKTEIPTYYPGEITAFAASGTELYIAYTNNGTSYLQRATITGNNNDGFTITAKGEAQSTQSMGVDGQITDILIHYDGYVYVLVAQTGEKYATDAYLTSETTKAIYSRGAILRLYSTSNGFKVSAKTGWTESARTIYTKGDLPDALNSPSSGVQDSVTTLESFRNGLDLYIPNYSQRNSHFYGPRRFVAIKPKELAIADCGANLMLPDYDKQKTGGFFKHNRVVNVDLYKFAIDSSSVVDLNSISFVAASINTTIGFSTDYYTASKEADE, encoded by the coding sequence ATGAATACAAAGAAACTTGCGCTTGCATTATTTCCGCTGCTTCTTGCATTTGCTTCCTGCATGAATATTGACGGCTCTAGCGGCAAAGAAGGAGCAATCCGTATTACCTTGCCAGAAAGCGGTTCGCGCGGAACTTATACACTTTCAAAAGATAATCCTTTATATGAAGTAAGCCTTATGCAGGGCGACAAAACACTTAAAACCCTGTCATCGGAATCCACCGGGGGGGGCGATTTTGTATTTGACGAGCTAGAACCTGGAACATACAAAATAGTTGTTACGGCAAGACAGCAGGACGGAACATTCCTTGCCCGCAACAGCGCAGAAGTAGAAGTTACAGCCGGCGAAACCCAAAACTGCCCGATTACACTTATTCTAGCAGGCAATAAAGGAAAAGTATTCAGTTCAAATTATTATGTGTTAAGAGAACCGTCCGGCTCTTCATCTAGTGCAGAATTCTTTGATAATATTTCTTCAAGCACAACTATATCAAGTATGAATCCAGATGACGCATTTGAAGATATAGATGGAAATAAATACTATATAAATATCAATGATGTATCCAATCCTAGCACAGGTCTTGCATTTGATATATTCAAAAACAATACTGATACTTCTGACTATACAATCACAATAGATGGCGCATCTAAAAAATTTGCAGACAGCCTTTACTATGACCCCGTAAACAACAGCCTTTGGATTGGAGCAATGTCCAGTTCAAATGAGTATTTTTTTGCAAAAGACATTAACAAGTTGGAATATAATGAAACATTCAGCAACAAAACAGAAATCCCTACGTATTACCCTGGAGAAATCACAGCATTTGCTGCAAGTGGAACAGAGCTTTACATTGCATATACAAATAACGGAACTTCATATCTTCAGCGCGCCACAATAACAGGAAACAACAATGATGGCTTTACAATAACCGCAAAAGGAGAAGCGCAGTCCACACAAAGCATGGGCGTAGACGGACAAATAACGGACATACTTATCCATTACGACGGCTATGTTTACGTGCTGGTTGCACAGACTGGCGAAAAATATGCTACTGATGCCTATTTAACAAGTGAAACAACAAAAGCAATTTATAGCCGCGGAGCAATTTTAAGACTTTACAGCACTTCAAACGGATTCAAAGTATCCGCAAAAACTGGCTGGACTGAATCCGCAAGAACTATTTATACAAAAGGAGACCTCCCAGATGCGTTAAATAGCCCCTCCAGTGGTGTCCAAGACTCTGTAACTACATTAGAATCATTTAGAAACGGATTAGATTTATATATCCCTAATTATTCACAACGAAACTCGCATTTCTATGGTCCACGTCGTTTTGTTGCAATAAAACCAAAGGAACTTGCAATTGCAGACTGCGGTGCAAACCTTATGCTTCCAGACTATGACAAACAAAAAACAGGCGGATTCTTTAAGCATAACAGAGTTGTAAATGTAGACCTTTACAAGTTTGCCATAGACTCAAGTTCTGTTGTTGATTTGAACAGCATTTCGTTCGTCGCAGCATCTATAAATACAACAATTGGATTTTCCACAGACTACTATACAGCCTCTAAAGAAGCAGATGAATAA
- a CDS encoding type II toxin-antitoxin system HipA family toxin: MKLNVYFGEKKCGELFTTENRGIAFYYIEEYLSSPDSKAISLSLPLKKGEFSQKECLPFFSGLLPEEFTRKRVADYLHISELSDIKLLEAIGQECAGFITIADDDFNPKNIKTEYELNSSNYEKLSEEQLEDFVLNIPQRPFLKADDKLRLSLAGAQEKLSLAFFENQWYLPLNGAPSTHILKPTREGNLSTLAQNEYDCMQLAKKCGLNAPESRLEKIAGKDVFIVQRYDRIIKNGKITRLHQEDMCQALGIMPENKYQSDGGPGIKEIYDLLKLHSVMPIIDLRFFITEILFNYLIGNCDAHAKNYSILYDKKGNARLSPIYDVVSTKAFPSLTKKMSMKIGTHYDLDKINKDDFILLAQQLNINKKIIFETLESLNEKMHS, from the coding sequence ATGAAGCTGAATGTTTATTTTGGAGAAAAAAAATGCGGGGAATTGTTCACTACGGAAAACAGAGGAATTGCATTCTATTATATAGAAGAATATCTTTCATCTCCAGATTCAAAGGCTATTTCTCTTTCCCTTCCGCTTAAAAAAGGAGAATTTTCGCAGAAAGAATGCCTTCCATTTTTTTCAGGACTGCTTCCAGAAGAATTTACAAGGAAAAGAGTTGCCGATTATCTCCATATTTCAGAACTCAGCGACATTAAGCTCCTTGAAGCCATAGGTCAGGAATGCGCAGGATTCATAACAATTGCAGATGACGATTTTAATCCAAAAAATATTAAAACTGAATACGAACTAAACAGTTCAAACTACGAAAAACTTTCAGAGGAACAACTAGAAGATTTTGTTTTAAATATTCCACAAAGACCGTTTCTCAAAGCTGATGACAAGCTTAGACTTTCTCTTGCCGGCGCACAGGAAAAACTTTCGTTGGCATTTTTTGAAAACCAGTGGTATTTGCCTTTAAACGGCGCGCCTTCAACCCATATTTTAAAGCCGACACGAGAAGGAAATCTTTCCACATTAGCGCAAAATGAATATGACTGTATGCAGCTTGCAAAAAAATGTGGCTTAAATGCGCCGGAATCAAGGCTTGAAAAAATCGCAGGAAAAGATGTTTTTATAGTCCAGCGATATGACCGCATTATAAAGAACGGGAAAATCACAAGACTTCATCAGGAAGATATGTGCCAGGCTCTTGGAATTATGCCGGAAAACAAATACCAGTCTGACGGCGGTCCTGGAATCAAAGAAATTTATGACTTGCTGAAACTTCATTCCGTTATGCCGATTATTGATTTGCGTTTTTTTATAACTGAAATTCTTTTTAACTACCTTATTGGAAACTGCGATGCCCATGCAAAAAACTATTCAATTCTTTATGACAAAAAGGGGAATGCAAGGCTCTCTCCAATTTACGATGTTGTTTCTACAAAAGCCTTTCCGTCTTTAACAAAAAAAATGTCAATGAAAATCGGCACGCATTATGACTTGGACAAAATCAACAAAGACGATTTTATTTTACTAGCACAGCAACTAAATATAAATAAGAAAATTATTTTTGAAACTCTTGAATCCTTGAACGAAAAAATGCATTCATAG
- a CDS encoding helix-turn-helix domain-containing protein translates to MIINSISDISEAVKKRRKSLGITQSECAVMCNVGNRFFSELENGKETLHIGKVINCLQILGINISLTNREDNE, encoded by the coding sequence ATGATAATAAACTCTATCAGCGATATTTCAGAAGCTGTAAAAAAACGCAGAAAATCCCTAGGAATTACCCAGTCTGAATGCGCCGTAATGTGCAATGTTGGAAACCGTTTTTTTTCCGAGCTTGAAAACGGCAAAGAAACTCTTCACATCGGAAAAGTAATAAATTGCCTCCAAATTCTTGGAATAAACATTTCTTTGACAAACCGCGAGGATAACGAATGA
- a CDS encoding substrate-binding domain-containing protein: protein MKDKNGFVLKAAVPLAVLFAAGIFFLMRIVSGISTHGAEFEGEDRNYHILVVGQADSSVFLNQIFEGAKSMSHDYSALVELKSPDSLAENISLQSLIDYGSFVNADGIIAYVSPSSLPFESVSRIDGTEIPVITIGHYLAENPQISFIGSNYSNLGRRIGIESEELFEPSGKAYIVISGISGSPNHSNLLDSLMDYYKARGISNFEVFDKSLKENKKSVEEVLLHGKTDCCAVVCLTEEDTIMALQLVAASPASGRIKILGYGENETVTMYLEKGILSKLVSFNLNKIGRTAMAELFEYRNKGYANSYITADLQVRRAEKK, encoded by the coding sequence GTGAAAGATAAAAATGGTTTTGTGCTAAAGGCGGCGGTTCCGCTTGCTGTTCTTTTTGCGGCGGGAATTTTTTTTCTTATGCGCATTGTCTCTGGAATTTCTACTCATGGCGCGGAATTTGAAGGCGAAGACAGAAACTACCATATTCTTGTTGTGGGGCAGGCTGACAGTTCCGTTTTCCTTAACCAGATTTTTGAAGGCGCAAAAAGCATGAGCCATGACTATAGCGCGCTGGTGGAACTAAAGTCCCCGGATTCCCTTGCGGAAAATATTTCGCTTCAGTCTTTAATTGACTACGGTTCGTTTGTAAATGCGGATGGAATCATTGCCTATGTAAGCCCTTCATCGCTTCCGTTTGAATCAGTAAGCCGCATTGACGGCACAGAAATTCCTGTTATAACAATCGGACATTATCTTGCAGAAAATCCGCAGATTTCTTTTATCGGAAGCAACTATTCAAATCTTGGGCGCAGAATCGGCATTGAATCCGAAGAGCTTTTTGAGCCAAGTGGAAAAGCATATATCGTTATAAGCGGAATTTCAGGCAGCCCGAACCACAGCAATCTTTTAGACAGCCTAATGGATTATTACAAAGCTAGGGGAATTTCAAATTTTGAAGTGTTTGACAAGTCGCTCAAGGAAAACAAAAAAAGTGTGGAAGAAGTTCTTCTGCATGGAAAAACTGACTGCTGCGCCGTTGTCTGTCTTACAGAAGAAGACACGATTATGGCTCTTCAGCTTGTTGCAGCCTCTCCTGCTTCTGGACGCATAAAAATTTTAGGCTATGGTGAAAATGAAACTGTAACAATGTATCTTGAAAAAGGAATTCTTTCTAAGCTTGTTTCGTTCAATCTTAACAAAATCGGAAGAACGGCAATGGCGGAACTTTTTGAATACAGAAACAAAGGCTATGCGAACAGCTACATTACAGCTGACCTTCAAGTAAGGAGGGCAGAAAAAAAATGA
- a CDS encoding sensor histidine kinase → MKLAENKSLRWKIMASIVAAFLIMSASLALTMLMEHYVLKSVGESYKSNSELNVFANDLARLENSLELYIEYRTFESIDAYYASLARVEDLCDAMQDSPSTNEVRQKEYVVNQLAQSFLYYSSKAVAERRANSTSGNFYLQSLECYRFLLEEIQKLNILYMQNNAEFYAADRNNINLLFKVYAVFFALFFVFILALLNLLIGKITRPLAEISSVALRVAQQDFDVPLFNKKSHDEIGNICRAFDRMIISIREYIDKIWEKARTENELRERQMEMQALYADAQLKAFQSQINPHFLFNTLNTGAQLAMMEGADKTCFFIEQTSDFFRYNIAQKEDASIDDELGLVDNFVYIMKVRFGKRLEFVKNIPEQHKFSQRLPAMTLQPLVENCIQHGLQNSMGKVFLSVKEADGFVEILVGDNGSKFDSAVRKEILKAARSGGMKSLSAKENSLEGKGGEHTGIGLINVFSRLRIYFHRDDVFDIFSEDDSEMKFLIRIPNV, encoded by the coding sequence ATGAAGCTTGCAGAAAACAAAAGCCTTCGATGGAAAATCATGGCAAGCATAGTTGCCGCCTTTCTTATAATGAGTGCGAGCCTTGCGCTTACAATGCTTATGGAACATTACGTTTTAAAATCCGTGGGCGAATCCTACAAGTCAAATTCCGAGCTGAATGTGTTTGCAAATGATTTGGCTCGTCTTGAAAATTCACTTGAACTTTACATTGAATATAGAACATTTGAAAGCATTGACGCTTATTATGCAAGTTTAGCCAGAGTTGAAGATCTTTGCGATGCGATGCAGGATTCTCCGTCTACAAATGAAGTGCGCCAAAAAGAATATGTTGTGAATCAGCTTGCGCAGTCTTTTCTATATTATAGTTCTAAAGCAGTTGCAGAACGAAGGGCAAACAGCACAAGCGGAAATTTTTATTTGCAGAGCCTTGAATGCTACAGATTTCTTTTGGAGGAAATTCAAAAGCTGAACATTCTCTATATGCAGAACAACGCCGAATTTTACGCTGCGGACAGAAACAATATAAATTTGCTTTTTAAGGTTTATGCAGTTTTCTTTGCGCTTTTCTTTGTTTTTATTCTTGCCTTGCTGAATCTTCTTATAGGAAAAATCACTCGGCCTCTTGCGGAAATTTCTTCGGTTGCGCTCCGTGTGGCTCAGCAGGATTTTGATGTTCCGCTTTTTAACAAAAAGTCGCATGATGAAATTGGAAACATCTGCCGCGCTTTTGACAGAATGATAATCAGCATAAGAGAATACATAGACAAAATTTGGGAAAAGGCTAGAACTGAAAACGAGCTTAGGGAACGCCAGATGGAAATGCAGGCTCTTTATGCGGATGCCCAGCTCAAGGCGTTTCAGAGCCAGATAAATCCGCATTTTTTGTTTAACACATTGAACACCGGGGCGCAGCTTGCCATGATGGAAGGCGCGGACAAGACTTGTTTTTTTATTGAGCAGACTTCGGATTTTTTTAGATACAACATTGCGCAAAAAGAAGATGCTAGTATTGATGACGAGCTTGGGCTTGTGGACAATTTTGTTTACATTATGAAAGTTCGCTTTGGAAAAAGGCTTGAGTTTGTAAAAAATATTCCAGAGCAGCATAAATTTTCTCAGAGGCTTCCTGCAATGACTTTGCAGCCGCTAGTTGAAAACTGCATTCAGCATGGCTTGCAAAATTCCATGGGCAAAGTTTTTCTTTCTGTAAAGGAAGCTGACGGTTTTGTTGAAATACTTGTGGGCGACAACGGCAGCAAATTTGATTCGGCTGTGCGTAAAGAAATTTTAAAGGCTGCAAGAAGCGGCGGAATGAAATCTCTTTCTGCAAAGGAAAATTCTTTGGAAGGCAAAGGCGGAGAGCATACGGGTATTGGGCTTATAAATGTTTTTTCGCGGCTTAGAATTTATTTTCACCGTGATGATGTTTTTGATATTTTTTCTGAAGATGATTCAGAAATGAAATTTTTAATCAGGATTCCAAATGTATAA